The Anas platyrhynchos isolate ZD024472 breed Pekin duck chromosome 31, IASCAAS_PekinDuck_T2T, whole genome shotgun sequence genome includes a window with the following:
- the LOC139999968 gene encoding olfactory receptor 14C36-like — MPNSSSVSEFLLLAFTDTRELQLLHFVLFLGIYLSALLGNGLILTAVACDHHLHTPMYFFLLNLALLDQACISTTVPKAMANALWDTRTISYQGCAAQVFFFFFLVGAEYSLLTIMAYDRYVAICKPLHYGSLLGSRACAQMAAAAWGSGFLTAVLHTANTFSLPLCRGNAVDQFFCEIPHILKLSCSDAYLREAALLVISFCLAFACFVFISFSYVQIFRAVLRMPSEQGRQKAFSTCLPHLAVVSLTLSTALVAYLKPPSISSPALDMVVSFLYSVVPPAVNPLIYSMRNQELKDALWKLIGYMLLLHQ, encoded by the coding sequence atgcccaacagcagctctgtgagtgagttcctcctgctggcattcacagacacgcgcgagctgcagctcctgcacttcgtgctcttcctgggcatctacctgtctgccctcctgggcaacggcctcatcctcacagccgtaGCCTGCGATCACCATctgcacacccccatgtacttcttcctgctCAACCTTGCTCTCCTCGATCAGgcctgcatctccaccactgtccccaaagccatggccaatgccctctgggacaccaggaccatctcctatcaaggctgtgctgcacaggtcttctttttcttcttcttggttggagcagagtattcccttctcaccatcatggcctacgaccgctacgttgccatctgcaagcccctgcactacgggagcctcctgggcagcagagcttgtgcccagatggcagcagctgcctggggcagtggctttctcactgctgtcctgcacacggccaacacattttccctgcccctctgccgagggaatgctgtggaccagttcttctgtgaaatcccccacatcctcaagctctcctgctcagatgcctacctcagggaggCTGCACTTCTTGTAATTAGTTTCTGTTTAGCGTTTgcgtgttttgttttcatttcattttcttatgttcagatcttcagggcagtgctgaggatgccctctgagcagggccggcagaaagccttttccacatgcctccctcacctagctgtggtctctctgactctcagcactgccttggttgcctacctgaagcccccctccatctcttccccagccctggacatggtggtgtcatttctgtactcggtggtgcctccagcagtgaaccccctcatctacagcatgaggaaccaggagctcaaggacgCCTTGTGGAAACTCATTGGATACATGCTTCTTTTGCATCAATAG